A region of Drosophila suzukii chromosome 2L, CBGP_Dsuzu_IsoJpt1.0, whole genome shotgun sequence DNA encodes the following proteins:
- the LOC136117812 gene encoding Golgi-associated plant pathogenesis-related protein 1-like translates to MHNAPPLTLNRKLSEVASNWAYTLMATNRRQHSTNGYGENLYWTSLTNPNPADVVRAWYNEISEYNWNYPSFSKQTGHFTQLVWKSTSELGVGVARRGDDIYVVCNYNPPGNIKNQFKKNVAFPNKKRRNQRD, encoded by the exons ATGCATAACGCTCCACCTCTAACTCTGAACCGCAAGCTGAGTGAAGTGGCCTCTAATTGGGCTTAT ACATTGATGGCTACAAACCGAAGGCAGCATAGCACCAATGGATATGGAGAAAATCTCTACTGGACCAGCCTGACAAATCCAAATCCCGCTGATGTAGTTAGAGCTTGGTATAACGAGATTTCGGAATACAACTGGAATTACCCCTCGTTCAGCAAGCAGACTGGGCACTTCACTCAGTTGGTGTGGAAGAGTACCAGTGAGTTGGGCGTCGGTGTTGCCCGAAG GGGAGACGACATCTATGTTGTGTGCAACTATAATCCCCCTGGCAATATTAAAAACCAGTTCAAGAAGAACGTAGCTTTTCCTAATAAGAAACGGAGGAATCAACGTGACTAA
- the LOC108018809 gene encoding Golgi-associated plant pathogenesis-related protein 1-like has translation MGVRVIFCLILLSVVLQKSFQAALYALPFEQQVLNAHNYYRAMHNAPPLTLNPKLSQLASNWAYKLMAKNRMEHSHNGYGENVYWAPLSKQEGKDAVKAWYNEISLYNWNYPSFSKQTGHFTQLVWKSSTELGVGFAKSGNGIFVVCNYNPPGNYKNQFKKNVAHPTYYH, from the exons ATGGGTGTTAGAG TAATATTTTGTCTAATCTTGTTATCAGTGGTGCTGCAAAAGTCATTCCAAGCGGCGTTATATGCACTTCCg TTTGAGCAACAAGTTCTTAACGCCCACAACTATTATCGGGCCATGCATAACGCTCCACCATTAACTCTGAACCCCAAGCTAAGTCAACTGGCGTCCAACTGGGCCTAT AAATTGATGGCTAAGAATCGCATGGAGCATAGTCACAACGGATATGGAGAAAATGTCTATTGGGCCCCCCTCTCAAAGCAGGAAGGCAAAGATGCCGTCAAGGCCTGGTACAATGAGATTTCTCTTTACAACTGGAATTACCCCTCCTTTAGTAAGCAGACTGGGCACTTTACTCAGTTGGTTTGGAAGAGTTCCACTGAGTTGGGCGTTGGTTTTGCCAAAAG cGGCAATGGCATCTTTGTTGTGTGCAACTATAATCCCCCTGGAAACTACAAAAACCAGTTCAAAAAGAACGTAGCTCATCCAACTTATTATCATTAA